The following are encoded in a window of Ruminiclostridium herbifermentans genomic DNA:
- the rbr gene encoding rubrerythrin, with the protein MSNLKGSRTEANLKAAFAGESMAHNKYSYYASKAKKEGYEQIAAIFTETAHNEKEHAKIWFKLLHDGGIADTATNLKDAAEGENYEWTDMYAKFAKEAKEEGFNDIARLFEGVAKIEKEHEERYLALLKNVEGNTVFIKGEKVIWQCANCGHIHIGQSAPNICPVCAHPQAYFQLQAKNY; encoded by the coding sequence TTGAGTAATTTAAAAGGTTCAAGAACAGAAGCAAATTTAAAAGCAGCATTTGCAGGTGAGTCTATGGCTCATAACAAATATTCATACTATGCATCAAAGGCAAAAAAGGAAGGTTATGAACAAATAGCTGCAATATTCACAGAAACTGCACACAATGAAAAGGAACATGCAAAAATTTGGTTCAAGCTTTTGCATGACGGCGGCATTGCAGATACTGCTACAAACCTTAAGGATGCAGCAGAAGGCGAAAACTACGAGTGGACTGACATGTATGCAAAATTTGCTAAAGAAGCAAAGGAAGAGGGATTTAATGATATAGCTCGTCTTTTTGAAGGTGTTGCTAAAATTGAAAAGGAACATGAAGAAAGATACCTCGCATTGTTAAAGAATGTTGAAGGAAACACAGTATTTATTAAAGGTGAAAAGGTTATTTGGCAGTGTGCAAACTGCGGACATATTCATATCGGACAAAGTGCACCTAATATCTGTCCTGTTTGTGCTCATCCACAAGCATATTTCCAACTACAGGCAAAGAATTATTAA
- a CDS encoding GH39 family glycosyl hydrolase — protein sequence MSKEKRILVNQENEIPFHNGMDFCVGTGRMFLALHKEYYEQLKMVQEAIGFKYIRGHGLFFSDMSIVHTYKDELGRDAVEYNFTYLDRVIDSYLSLGIRPFLELTFMPEHMASSGETTTFEWKANITPPKNHKEWTDMVQATLRHLLEHYGREEVLKWPIEVWNEPNQEDFWKDADMQSYFKLYEHTALAIKEVDPDFIVGGPAISGQLDEIWMRAFLEFVRDKKLPLDFVSRHNYIPHPPDKVGRYSYVKLCDIDFWLEPLDKTKAIIESFPEFKGIDIHITEYSTSYLPNCTIHDTNLNAAYIAAVLSRLGDKHVSYSYWTFSDVFEEKGVPFTPFHGGFGMVANNCIPKPTFWTFAFYKKLQGKCVHRSEEAIIMQLPNENYRGVLWNIDFKYNGEIMELLLQLPVKYNEYCLITKTVDEECCNPLKLWHDMGEPANLSAEQTAILKEHAVPLIKSESIVPVNSITEIKVTLNPNAVIYFELNRVERKTDRGYSYERTLKGEL from the coding sequence ATGAGTAAAGAAAAGAGAATTCTGGTTAATCAGGAAAATGAGATACCTTTTCACAATGGTATGGATTTTTGTGTTGGAACAGGACGAATGTTTTTGGCGCTGCACAAGGAATATTATGAACAATTAAAGATGGTACAGGAGGCAATAGGCTTTAAATATATTCGTGGACATGGCTTGTTCTTTTCTGATATGTCCATTGTTCATACCTATAAGGATGAATTGGGCAGAGATGCTGTTGAGTATAATTTCACCTATTTAGACAGGGTTATTGACAGTTATCTAAGCCTTGGAATACGACCATTCTTAGAATTGACTTTTATGCCGGAGCACATGGCTTCTTCTGGAGAAACTACTACATTTGAATGGAAGGCAAATATTACACCTCCAAAAAACCACAAGGAATGGACAGACATGGTGCAGGCAACTTTGAGACATCTCCTTGAACACTATGGAAGGGAAGAGGTACTGAAATGGCCTATTGAGGTGTGGAATGAACCCAATCAAGAGGATTTTTGGAAGGATGCCGATATGCAGTCTTATTTCAAATTATATGAGCATACTGCACTTGCTATAAAGGAAGTAGATCCAGATTTTATTGTTGGCGGGCCTGCAATTAGTGGTCAGTTGGATGAGATTTGGATGAGAGCATTTCTAGAATTTGTTCGTGATAAGAAGCTTCCTTTGGATTTTGTATCAAGACATAATTATATACCGCATCCTCCTGATAAAGTGGGGCGCTATTCATATGTAAAGCTTTGTGATATTGATTTTTGGCTTGAGCCGTTAGATAAAACAAAAGCAATAATTGAAAGCTTTCCTGAATTCAAGGGAATTGATATACATATAACAGAATACAGCACTTCATATTTACCTAATTGCACAATCCATGATACCAATCTGAATGCAGCTTATATAGCAGCAGTTTTATCACGTTTAGGAGATAAACATGTATCATATAGTTATTGGACCTTTAGCGATGTTTTTGAGGAAAAAGGGGTGCCTTTCACTCCGTTTCACGGCGGTTTTGGAATGGTAGCTAATAACTGTATTCCAAAGCCTACCTTCTGGACATTTGCCTTCTACAAAAAACTTCAGGGAAAATGCGTACATCGTTCTGAGGAGGCAATTATTATGCAATTGCCAAATGAGAACTATCGCGGTGTTTTGTGGAATATTGATTTTAAGTATAACGGTGAAATAATGGAGCTTTTGTTGCAATTACCAGTAAAATATAACGAATATTGTTTAATTACCAAAACGGTTGATGAAGAGTGCTGCAATCCTCTAAAACTCTGGCATGATATGGGAGAACCAGCTAATTTGTCTGCTGAACAGACGGCTATATTAAAAGAACACGCAGTACCGTTGATAAAATCAGAAAGTATTGTACCAGTTAATTCTATAACAGAAATTAAAGTAACTCTAAACCCAAATGCAGTTATTTATTTTGAGTTAAACAGAGTAGAAAGAAAGACCGATAGGGGATATTCTTACGAAAGAACTTTAAAAGGAGAACTATAA
- a CDS encoding rhomboid family protein — translation MKTNFTNSLIKYLIEKYSFNLINTNDEALDFSNGSAGLIKNYQGTTVFLEVIDADRFDNVQLARIMENSSAMLDSINGRNAYVLKLFLFDNAPNDEVLDIIEKSQIDNITEKKFFKCMSVDISNKIVRKHYNEPTFDGNIVKAINKFFAKNLHEKETSIEDIKELLVKRSKDFQIEFKAKTPWVTYVLIAANILVWLLLRILSFTTNTEYVNLLAPFGAKINLFILEGEYWRFISAMFLHSNEVHLLLNCYSLYMIGTQIERLFGHVKMIVIYFVAGLVGSIASFAFNIYPAVGASGAIFGLLGAMLFFAIKRPSLLKSSFGANLLTILVINLVYGVMNERIDNSAHLGGLVGGFLTTGVVYTAKEETSKDRLVRIGSLILVFLVTIGGLFYSFNNESNRLISQIVSLDNYYAQKNYAEAEKIAEQILNQDFQDDELRISVLKILIESENSQDKYNESEKHAEELLKYDIDNNTKINALFSVVKSENIQGKHNECEEHAEELLKMNPQNSNILIDTLVFLSGSELAQGKYNESEEHSEQLLKQELDTDKKSQVLWNLSLSEAAQGNPVKFTEAEEHANQLIELSPKHGHFILGAIYYNTQDAKNLDKAKEHLQKAKELDSPNMNAINNMLSDIENIQKSK, via the coding sequence ATGAAAACCAATTTTACAAATTCTCTAATTAAATACTTAATTGAGAAATATAGTTTTAATTTAATAAATACAAATGATGAAGCACTAGATTTTAGTAATGGTTCAGCAGGCTTAATAAAAAATTATCAAGGTACTACAGTATTTCTTGAAGTGATTGATGCAGATAGGTTTGATAATGTGCAATTGGCTCGAATTATGGAAAATTCATCTGCTATGCTAGATAGTATAAATGGCAGAAATGCATATGTATTAAAGCTATTTTTATTTGACAATGCACCTAATGATGAAGTGTTAGATATAATTGAAAAGAGTCAGATAGATAATATAACAGAAAAGAAATTTTTTAAGTGCATGTCAGTTGATATTTCAAATAAAATTGTTAGAAAGCATTATAATGAGCCAACTTTCGATGGAAATATCGTTAAAGCAATAAATAAATTTTTTGCAAAAAATCTACATGAAAAAGAGACATCAATAGAAGACATAAAAGAATTATTAGTGAAGAGGAGTAAAGATTTTCAAATTGAATTTAAGGCAAAAACACCTTGGGTTACTTATGTCCTAATAGCTGCAAATATATTGGTATGGCTCCTTTTGAGGATATTATCTTTTACAACAAATACAGAATATGTTAATCTTTTAGCTCCATTTGGTGCTAAAATAAATTTGTTTATATTAGAAGGGGAATATTGGAGATTTATTTCAGCAATGTTCTTACATTCAAACGAAGTACATCTGTTGTTAAATTGCTATTCACTTTATATGATAGGAACTCAGATTGAAAGATTATTTGGGCATGTAAAAATGATTGTAATTTATTTCGTAGCAGGTCTAGTTGGTTCTATTGCAAGCTTTGCTTTTAATATTTATCCAGCAGTAGGAGCATCAGGTGCAATATTTGGACTACTAGGAGCAATGCTGTTTTTTGCAATAAAGAGACCTTCACTATTAAAAAGCAGTTTTGGTGCTAACTTGTTAACTATATTGGTAATAAACCTTGTCTATGGTGTTATGAATGAGAGAATAGACAACAGCGCACATCTTGGTGGGTTAGTTGGAGGCTTTTTAACTACTGGTGTGGTTTATACTGCTAAAGAAGAGACTTCTAAGGACAGGCTTGTTAGAATTGGCTCGCTAATATTGGTGTTTTTAGTAACGATTGGAGGGCTTTTTTACAGCTTTAACAATGAAAGTAATAGGCTTATTTCTCAAATTGTTTCTTTAGATAACTATTATGCTCAGAAAAATTATGCAGAAGCAGAAAAGATTGCAGAACAAATACTTAATCAGGATTTTCAAGATGATGAATTAAGAATAAGTGTTTTGAAAATTTTAATAGAATCTGAAAATTCTCAAGATAAATATAATGAGAGTGAAAAGCATGCGGAAGAGTTGTTGAAATATGATATTGATAATAATACCAAAATAAATGCTCTTTTTAGCGTAGTAAAATCAGAAAATATTCAAGGTAAACATAACGAGTGCGAAGAACATGCAGAAGAATTATTAAAAATGAATCCGCAAAATTCTAATATATTAATTGATACATTAGTGTTTCTTAGTGGTTCGGAGTTAGCTCAGGGTAAATATAACGAGAGCGAAGAGCATTCAGAACAATTATTAAAGCAAGAACTTGATACCGATAAAAAGTCACAGGTATTATGGAACTTATCCTTATCAGAAGCTGCTCAGGGCAATCCTGTAAAATTTACTGAAGCTGAAGAACATGCAAACCAATTAATAGAATTAAGCCCGAAACATGGACATTTTATTTTGGGCGCAATTTACTATAACACACAGGATGCTAAAAATTTAGATAAGGCAAAGGAACATCTTCAAAAAGCCAAAGAACTTGATTCTCCCAATATGAATGCTATTAACAATATGCTTTCTGACATAGAAAATATACAGAAGAGTAAATAG
- a CDS encoding sensor histidine kinase has protein sequence MLNYKHNAIEMDKIINDSIKALDMGKKEIIEIAENTRLDRKRLEDELEVLKREVFEIISEIEELEHDLKQSKKKLFDVNRDFNKYSQSELEKAYQDADNLLVKLAVRREQERFLIKRRNDIEVRIKDSTKTLKRADNLIGHVGIALEYLSGELKDAGEELDNLQQKQYLGIRIIEAQEDERKRFAREIHDGPAQSMSNIVIKAEICEKLIDKNIGEAKDELRNLKKITRDSLQEVRKIIYNLRPMALDDLGLLPTLERYVISFKEDTNIDVTLKVRNVDVELKPAISLTVFRIVQEALNNILKHSEAKSASILLERVEQRLIITIIDNGVGFDTKAVRVNKKKNKSDLSGGFGLYSMKERVALLEGEFEVKSEIGKGTTLKIQIPLINEEEAPN, from the coding sequence ATGTTAAACTACAAACATAATGCAATTGAAATGGATAAAATCATTAATGACTCAATCAAGGCTCTTGATATGGGCAAAAAAGAAATAATAGAAATTGCAGAAAACACAAGGTTAGATAGAAAAAGGCTTGAAGACGAACTAGAAGTATTAAAAAGAGAGGTTTTTGAAATCATAAGTGAAATCGAAGAACTAGAACACGACTTAAAGCAAAGTAAGAAAAAGCTCTTCGATGTAAATCGAGATTTTAATAAATATAGCCAGAGTGAACTGGAAAAGGCGTATCAAGATGCTGATAATTTGCTTGTCAAGCTTGCCGTAAGGCGTGAACAAGAGAGATTTTTGATCAAAAGACGTAATGATATTGAGGTGAGAATTAAAGATTCAACAAAAACTCTAAAACGTGCGGATAATCTGATAGGACATGTTGGGATAGCTCTTGAGTATTTAAGCGGAGAGCTAAAAGATGCTGGAGAAGAACTTGATAATTTACAGCAAAAGCAGTATTTGGGTATTAGAATTATAGAAGCACAGGAAGATGAAAGAAAGCGTTTTGCTCGTGAGATTCATGATGGACCTGCTCAATCTATGTCTAACATAGTAATTAAAGCAGAAATCTGTGAAAAGCTTATTGACAAGAATATCGGTGAAGCAAAGGACGAACTGCGTAATCTAAAAAAGATTACAAGAGATAGCCTTCAAGAAGTTAGGAAGATAATTTATAATCTTAGACCGATGGCACTTGATGATTTAGGGCTTTTGCCTACATTGGAAAGGTATGTTATATCTTTTAAAGAGGATACCAATATAGATGTTACATTAAAAGTTAGAAATGTTGATGTGGAATTAAAGCCTGCTATCTCACTTACTGTATTCAGAATAGTTCAAGAGGCTTTAAATAATATTTTAAAGCACTCAGAAGCAAAATCTGCTTCAATCCTCTTAGAACGTGTTGAACAGAGGCTGATAATAACCATTATTGATAATGGAGTTGGATTTGACACTAAGGCAGTACGAGTTAATAAGAAAAAGAACAAGTCTGATTTAAGCGGAGGATTTGGGCTTTACAGTATGAAGGAGAGAGTAGCATTACTTGAAGGTGAATTTGAAGTGAAATCAGAAATAGGTAAAGGAACTACACTTAAAATACAAATACCGCTCATAAATGAAGAGGAGGCTCCTAATTAA
- the pdxS gene encoding pyridoxal 5'-phosphate synthase lyase subunit PdxS: MSERYELNKNLAQMLKGGVIMDVVNAKEAEIAQKAGAVAVMALERVPSDIRKMGGVARMSDPKMIKEIQSAVSIPVMAKVRIGHFVEAQVLEALNIDYIDESEVLTPADEEFHIDKHSFKVPFVCGAKNLGEALRRIGEGASMIRTKGEAGTGNVVEAVRHMRTVTADIRKVQSASKQELMTIAKELGAPYDLILYVHENGKLPVINFAAGGIATPADAALMMQLGCDGVFVGSGIFKSSDPIKRAAAIVKATTYYNDPQVIAEVSEELGTAMDSLDIRELSGNSLLASRGW; encoded by the coding sequence ATGTCTGAAAGATATGAATTAAATAAGAATCTCGCACAAATGCTAAAAGGCGGAGTAATAATGGATGTTGTAAATGCCAAAGAAGCAGAAATTGCTCAAAAAGCAGGTGCTGTAGCTGTAATGGCTCTTGAAAGAGTTCCATCTGACATTAGAAAAATGGGTGGAGTTGCAAGAATGTCTGACCCTAAGATGATAAAAGAAATTCAAAGTGCTGTATCAATTCCTGTAATGGCAAAGGTTAGAATAGGACATTTTGTTGAGGCTCAAGTTTTAGAAGCCCTGAATATTGATTACATAGATGAAAGTGAAGTTTTAACTCCTGCTGATGAAGAATTTCACATTGACAAGCATAGCTTTAAAGTTCCATTTGTTTGTGGTGCCAAAAATTTAGGAGAAGCCTTAAGAAGAATCGGAGAAGGTGCTTCAATGATAAGAACTAAAGGTGAAGCTGGTACTGGAAATGTAGTAGAAGCAGTTAGACATATGAGAACAGTAACTGCTGACATCAGAAAAGTTCAAAGCGCTTCTAAACAGGAATTAATGACTATTGCAAAAGAATTGGGCGCTCCATACGATCTGATTTTATATGTTCACGAAAATGGAAAGCTGCCTGTAATCAACTTCGCTGCTGGTGGAATTGCAACCCCTGCTGATGCAGCTCTTATGATGCAGCTGGGCTGTGACGGAGTATTTGTAGGCTCAGGTATTTTTAAATCTTCTGATCCTATAAAAAGAGCTGCAGCAATTGTTAAGGCCACTACTTATTACAATGACCCGCAAGTTATTGCCGAAGTATCGGAAGAATTAGGAACTGCAATGGATTCATTGGACATAAGAGAATTGTCAGGCAATAGCCTTTTAGCTTCAAGAGGATGGTAA
- a CDS encoding cyclase family protein, protein MRLIDLSHTIENGMPVYPGDSGLKLVQTRIYSSDNYNNHSIETEMHVGTHLDGPMHMLDVNKYLCDFELENFCGKGCIIRSHNENLIKLKESHLDIVNGAEIVLLHTGMDKFYGLKEYYSKHPILDMSFCEMLVRNKIKILGIDMPSPDRFPFDVHKYLLSHGVLILENLTNLEKINDEDSFEVMAFPLKIKTDSCMVRAIARIL, encoded by the coding sequence ATGAGATTAATTGATTTATCGCACACAATTGAAAATGGTATGCCAGTATATCCTGGAGATTCAGGCTTAAAATTGGTACAAACTCGGATATATAGCTCAGATAATTATAATAATCACAGCATTGAAACTGAAATGCATGTAGGTACTCATTTGGATGGGCCTATGCACATGCTAGATGTAAATAAATATTTATGTGATTTTGAATTGGAAAACTTTTGTGGCAAAGGGTGTATTATTCGTTCTCATAATGAAAACTTAATCAAGCTAAAAGAGTCGCATTTAGATATAGTTAATGGAGCAGAAATTGTCCTTCTCCATACTGGAATGGATAAATTTTATGGATTGAAAGAGTACTATTCTAAGCATCCTATATTAGATATGAGTTTTTGTGAAATGCTAGTTAGAAATAAAATAAAAATACTTGGCATTGATATGCCCTCACCAGACAGATTTCCATTTGATGTTCATAAATATTTGCTGAGCCACGGTGTTTTAATATTGGAGAACCTTACTAATTTAGAAAAGATTAATGATGAAGACAGTTTTGAGGTGATGGCATTTCCTTTGAAAATTAAGACCGATTCTTGTATGGTAAGGGCAATTGCCAGAATTCTATAA
- a CDS encoding PLP-dependent aminotransferase family protein gives MINVSIQFTESGQPKYMQLFDYLKKLIAEGQLKTGEKLPAIRSFAEMLGVNNVTVINAYKQLENNKYITAKKGSGYYVSGSKLHEEELFSSSDIGISDKTSIINFASATPHPSIFPIESFKECINEVIERDKGFAFGYQDSKGFKPLRKSLLTYLNNKYSIKMENEDNIQIVSGSQQGIDLIGKVLINSGDYVITENPTYDGAIAVFKSRGARVVRVNLEQDGIDLIDLEKKIRICKPKLIYVMTSFQNPTTISYSTNKLKDLLALARKYNTYIVEDDSMSDLCYENKRLETLKALDTKNEYVLYLKSFSKILMPGLRVGCMVIPDLLISDFTKIKHASDISSSGLIQRSLERYFETGKWDEHQNYMREIYKGKYEFMLSRLEKLSSYGIKYNKPNGGLYFWIRVPKYMSAREIYDECKAKGLLLIPSSIFYDINNENRDNYIRLSFASSDIEQIREGMTILEKCLAENQKCTK, from the coding sequence ATGATAAATGTATCGATACAATTTACTGAGTCGGGTCAGCCTAAGTATATGCAGTTATTTGATTATTTAAAGAAATTAATTGCTGAAGGTCAGTTAAAAACTGGGGAGAAGCTGCCTGCAATTAGAAGCTTTGCTGAGATGTTAGGGGTAAATAATGTCACTGTTATAAATGCTTATAAGCAGCTAGAAAATAATAAATATATTACTGCTAAAAAGGGAAGCGGCTATTATGTATCAGGTAGCAAATTGCATGAGGAAGAGTTATTTTCTTCAAGTGACATAGGTATATCAGATAAGACTTCTATAATCAATTTTGCAAGTGCAACGCCGCATCCTTCAATATTCCCGATAGAATCCTTTAAAGAATGTATAAATGAAGTTATAGAAAGGGATAAGGGCTTTGCTTTTGGATATCAAGATAGTAAAGGATTCAAACCACTTAGAAAATCTTTACTTACTTACTTGAATAATAAATATTCAATAAAAATGGAAAATGAAGATAATATTCAGATAGTATCAGGGTCACAGCAGGGAATAGATTTGATAGGAAAGGTGCTTATAAATTCAGGAGACTATGTAATTACAGAAAACCCAACTTATGATGGAGCAATAGCTGTTTTTAAATCAAGAGGAGCAAGAGTAGTAAGAGTAAATCTTGAACAAGATGGAATAGATTTAATTGATTTGGAAAAGAAAATCAGGATATGTAAGCCAAAGCTAATTTATGTTATGACAAGCTTTCAAAATCCTACTACTATATCTTACAGTACTAATAAGCTGAAGGATTTGCTTGCACTTGCTCGAAAATATAATACTTATATTGTTGAAGATGATTCTATGTCGGATCTTTGCTACGAAAACAAAAGGTTGGAGACACTTAAGGCTTTAGATACAAAAAATGAATATGTCCTGTATTTGAAAAGCTTTTCAAAAATACTAATGCCAGGACTAAGAGTAGGTTGTATGGTAATTCCTGATTTGCTGATTAGTGATTTTACTAAAATAAAACATGCCAGTGATATTTCATCCTCTGGACTTATACAAAGGTCGCTAGAAAGATATTTTGAAACTGGAAAATGGGATGAGCATCAAAATTATATGCGAGAAATATATAAAGGCAAATATGAGTTTATGCTTAGCAGATTAGAAAAACTAAGTTCTTATGGCATTAAGTACAATAAGCCTAATGGGGGCTTGTATTTCTGGATTAGAGTGCCAAAATATATGTCAGCCAGAGAAATATATGATGAGTGCAAAGCCAAAGGACTTTTACTAATACCTTCTAGTATTTTTTACGACATCAATAATGAAAATAGAGATAATTATATAAGACTTAGTTTTGCATCATCTGATATTGAGCAGATAAGAGAAGGTATGACAATTTTAGAGAAATGTCTGGCAGAAAATCAAAAATGTACAAAATAA
- a CDS encoding response regulator: MDKIRVMIADDHAMVRQGLKTIIELEDDIEVVSQAANGEQAVLLARQDKPDIILMDINMPVLNGLQAIKILKEENCDCKIIVLTLHQDREYLFRTIQQGCEGYVLKDAESSVLIEAIRSVYHEKTYIQPNMTGELVKEFNRITLIEHDNSITKNLTNREIEVLKLIADGLINKEIAKKLFISEKTVKNHISNIFKKLDVNDRTQAAIYAFKHNIKT; this comes from the coding sequence ATGGATAAAATTAGAGTAATGATTGCGGATGACCATGCTATGGTTAGGCAAGGTCTAAAGACTATTATTGAACTAGAGGATGACATAGAGGTTGTATCTCAGGCAGCTAATGGAGAACAGGCAGTATTGCTTGCTAGGCAGGATAAACCTGATATAATTTTAATGGACATTAATATGCCTGTATTAAATGGTCTGCAAGCAATAAAAATTCTTAAGGAAGAAAATTGTGATTGTAAAATTATTGTACTAACCCTTCACCAAGATAGAGAATATTTGTTCAGAACTATACAACAAGGCTGTGAAGGCTATGTGTTAAAAGATGCGGAATCATCAGTATTAATAGAAGCAATTAGAAGTGTTTATCATGAAAAGACATATATTCAACCAAACATGACAGGTGAACTGGTTAAGGAGTTTAATAGGATAACACTTATTGAGCATGATAACTCTATTACAAAAAATCTTACAAATAGAGAAATAGAGGTTTTGAAATTAATTGCAGATGGATTAATAAATAAAGAAATTGCAAAAAAACTATTTATTAGTGAAAAGACTGTAAAAAATCATATTTCCAACATATTCAAAAAGCTTGATGTAAATGATAGAACACAAGCAGCCATTTATGCATTTAAACATAATATTAAAACTTAG
- a CDS encoding phosphatase PAP2 family protein, giving the protein MKTLRYLLTIGLPFAIFIFIMIMVLTQNTDKFDSYVYDEISKIISPELTEIVKLITFFGSSKLLKYLSGILLISILINKKYSFNISMIIINIMLSAMLNEGIKNIIQRSRPDILRLIEIKGYSFPSGHSMISMSFYGLLIFLCLRNCKSKWKYIIISLFLLLILLIGFSRIYLGVHYASDVLGGYSLGIAWIGAFSIVIDLKYKKYKCQNKA; this is encoded by the coding sequence TTGAAAACATTAAGATATTTACTTACAATAGGATTACCTTTTGCAATATTTATTTTTATTATGATTATGGTATTAACTCAAAATACTGATAAATTTGACAGCTACGTGTATGATGAGATATCAAAAATTATATCGCCAGAATTAACAGAGATTGTTAAGCTTATTACTTTCTTTGGCTCATCTAAATTATTAAAATATTTATCGGGAATTCTCCTTATTTCTATACTTATAAATAAAAAGTATTCATTTAATATTTCAATGATTATTATTAATATCATGCTATCAGCAATGCTAAATGAAGGCATTAAAAATATTATTCAAAGAAGTAGACCAGATATTTTAAGGCTTATTGAAATTAAAGGATATAGCTTTCCTAGCGGGCATTCAATGATTTCTATGAGCTTTTATGGCTTGCTTATTTTTTTATGCCTTAGAAATTGCAAATCTAAATGGAAGTACATCATAATTTCATTATTTTTATTACTAATTCTACTTATCGGATTTAGTAGAATTTATTTGGGGGTGCATTATGCAAGTGATGTTTTAGGCGGATATAGTCTTGGTATTGCATGGATAGGTGCTTTTAGTATTGTTATTGATTTGAAATATAAGAAATATAAGTGCCAAAACAAAGCATAA
- the pdxT gene encoding pyridoxal 5'-phosphate synthase glutaminase subunit PdxT: protein MKKVGVLGLQGAVSEHVDRLAKLENVKPLVVKYKNEIEAVDALIIPGGESTAIGKLLADFELTSTLKSRILSGMPVWGTCAGMIILAKKLCNDERRHLEVMDIEVMRNGYGRQIDSFSTTVNLPELSANEIPLVFIRAPYVVNAAPNVKVLLRVNDKIVACRQENMLATSFHPELTEDLSFHKYFVDLIKAS from the coding sequence ATGAAAAAAGTAGGTGTTTTAGGCTTGCAAGGTGCTGTTTCTGAACATGTTGATAGACTTGCCAAGTTAGAAAACGTAAAGCCCCTTGTAGTTAAATACAAAAATGAAATAGAAGCTGTCGATGCTTTAATTATCCCTGGTGGTGAAAGTACAGCTATTGGAAAGCTTTTAGCTGATTTTGAACTAACCAGTACCTTAAAATCCAGAATACTTTCAGGAATGCCTGTATGGGGAACTTGTGCAGGAATGATAATCTTGGCAAAAAAGCTATGCAACGATGAAAGACGCCATTTGGAGGTCATGGATATTGAAGTTATGCGAAATGGCTACGGAAGACAAATAGACAGTTTTTCCACCACAGTGAATTTACCAGAATTATCAGCCAATGAGATTCCTTTGGTATTTATACGAGCGCCATATGTGGTAAATGCAGCCCCCAATGTAAAGGTTCTATTGCGTGTAAATGATAAAATTGTAGCATGCAGGCAGGAAAACATGCTAGCTACCTCCTTCCATCCAGAACTGACAGAGGATTTAAGCTTTCATAAGTATTTTGTGGATTTGATTAAGGCAAGTTAA